The genomic DNA CTTCGCTCCGACCACGTTGCACTCTCGCTCCGCAAAGCTACGCTCGGGACACATAACAAAGGATATGAGGTTCAGCTCTTGCAGAGCTTCAACCCAAATTGCTCCTTACAGTCGCAACTTCTCATATCCTTAAACGTTATACGAAACAATTTATCATTTTTTCAATATGGAAATCAAGGAACTACAAAACAAAGCATCCAAAGTATTTTTAGATAACTTAAAAAGAGATAAAATAAAAGTCTGTGATGACTATCTAGTCTTAAAATTGACCGAAGAGCTTGGTGAGTTTGTTCAATCCTACATTGTGCACAAAAAACGATGCAGGCCAGAAAAATATTTATCATCACAAAAATCAAAGCGGGAGTTGTCAAAAGAATTATCGGATGTACTGGGGTTAATCCTTGTAATTGCAAAAAATCTCAATATTGATGTCGAAGAAGCTTTGGTTAAAAAATGGATTACAAAAGAATGGTTAAAAAAATAATTCATTGCAAAGAACAACACCATGCAAAAACAAACACTAGAAGAACTATTCAATACGTTGAAAGAAATTCTAAAAAAAGAATCTTCCGGAATGAACCCAACAAAAGATATTGATAATAGTAAAGCGAAAATAAAAAAAGCAGGATTTCATTTATACGGAAAAAAAGAAGTTAGCATCCTTGGGAGAAAACCAAGAAAAGTTTATTTTTGTGGAATAATCATGCAAAAAAACTTTGTGGGTTTTTATTTTATGCCTCTATATTCACATCCGAATAAATTCAAATTATCACAAGATCTTAAGAAAATAAAAAAGGGGAAATCTTGTCTTAATATTAAAGACTTATCACCGAACACCAAAAATGAAATAATAAAATTAATAAAGATTGGTAAATCTATTTATAAAAAAGAGGGCTGGGTATAAGGCGCTCTAGTATAATTTAGAAATAATTAATAACAATATGAAAACAACAAAAATATTTTCACTCTTACCGCTCATAATACTTTCATTGGTTTTGTTTACTGGTTGCTCACACCAAACTCCTGCAGACAACCAAGACGAAGTCGTAGAGATAATTAAACAAGAAGCAACTAATGTAAATTCTCCTATCACGCCAAAAATGACTTTAAGTAAAAATGCAAAATACAAGGTGGAATTTGTTGCAGAATGGAGCGCAGCAACACATCCCAACGACTATCCAGCTGGTGCTCATTTTTCACCGTTTGTGGCCTATTCACATAACAGTTCTACCGGAGCAAATATTTTCACAAAAGGAGAAACTCCAACCCCAGGAGTTGAAGAAATGTCTGAATCAGGAAAAACAGCCATACTAATAAAAGAAATTCAAAATATCATCGATTCAAATTTCGCCCTTAACCAAACAAAAGGAAAAAGAATCGACTCTCCTGGAATCGACTCCAATGAACTAAACTTTTCTCAAGACTTTAGTTATATAACATTTGTCAGTATGCTGGCCCCAAGCCCTGATTGGTTTGTAGCAGCTTCAACAAACCTGATTGAGAATGAAAAATGGAAAGACAAAATCGAATTGAAACTTATAACTTATGACTCCGGCGGAGACGACGGACAAGAACTAACATCTAAAGATAAAGACTCTGACCCAAAACAGAATATAACTATTTTTAATGACAATCTACAAAAGCTTGGTAAAATAATCCTAACAAAAATATGATCAAAAAAAACCTTAAATATATTCTCTACGTATTGTTAATAGTGGTAGTAGCCGTTTTTATCTATAATATGAACGGTAAAATCAGTAGAAAATCAGAACTACCAAAAGAATTAATTGCCAGTCAAATTAATGAATACGAAGGGAAAGACCTGTCTTCAATTGACGATTTCCGTGAAAACTCCATTAAAGGCCCACAATATATTGATAAAGAAAGCTATCAGTTAAAAATCAAAGGCCTAAATAACGAAAAAACTGACTACAACTATGACGAAATAGTAGATAACAATCAATCTTACAAAAAAGTTGTGACATTGAATTGTGTTGAAGGCTGGAGTGTTGATATCCTATGGGAAGGATTTTTAATGAAGGACTTTATTT from Candidatus Falkowbacteria bacterium includes the following:
- a CDS encoding molybdopterin-dependent oxidoreductase; its protein translation is MIKKNLKYILYVLLIVVVAVFIYNMNGKISRKSELPKELIASQINEYEGKDLSSIDDFRENSIKGPQYIDKESYQLKIKGLNNEKTDYNYDEIVDNNQSYKKVVTLNCVEGWSVDILWEGFLMKDFISREKIPEEFNTVIFRAYDGYSTSFPIEYIYDNNIMIAYKMNGLELPPERGFPFQLVAETKFGYKWIKWITEIEFSDDENYQGYWESRGYSNDGDLKKDFLK